The following are encoded in a window of Haliaeetus albicilla chromosome 1, bHalAlb1.1, whole genome shotgun sequence genomic DNA:
- the LOC104319909 gene encoding sodium/hydrogen exchanger 9B2 isoform X1 has protein sequence MVKEVNVNDNEDTEPSVCETNGMIPMHEQSEEGPTADAKGTDGNVQTEETALLNHCAQQPPEPIAGSSVPARTWRQIFTCPPQGLLARTVTNVAIVVLVWAVVWSITGTECLPGGNLFGILFLYFFAVIGGKIFGFIKIRTLPPLPALLGMLLAGFLIRNTPFISDIVQINLRWSAALRNIALSIILTRAGLGLDPKALKKLKAVCLRLSFGPCISETCTAAVLAYLFMHLPWQWGFILGFVLGAVSPAVVVPSMLILQAGGYGVEKGVPTLLMAAGSIDDILAITGFNTCLGMAFSSGSTLYNVLRGVLEVAVGIAAGGILGMFIRYFPSHDQASLAWKRSYFVLGLSMFAVFGSIYFGFPGSGGLCTLVLAFVAGVGWSDEKREVEKIVAVAWNIFQPFLFGLIGAEVSVMSLRPETVGLCVATLGIALVVRIIATFLMVCFAGFNFKEKVFVSLAWIPKATVQAAIGSLALDTARSHQDEQLEKYGMDVLTVAFLAILITAPVGALVIGLAGPRLLQKAQTTSKEDEEGAEVGEEAEACEPS, from the exons ATGGTAAAGGAGGTTAACGTAAATGATAATGAAGATACTGAGCCATCAGTATGTGAGACAAATGGCATGATTCCCATGCACGAGCAAAGTGAG GAGGGACCAACAGCAGATGCCAAAGGTACTGATGGGAATGtacaaacagaagaaactgCTCTCCTGAATCATTGTGCTCAGCAACCTCCAGAACCAATAGCAGGGTCTTCAGTACCTGCAAGAACATGGAGACAAATATTTACTTGTCCTCCTCAGGGTTTACTGGCCCGAACAGTGACAAATG TTGCAATTGTGGTCCTGGTTTGGGCTGTGGTTTGGTCCATCACTGGGACTGAGTGTCTCCCAGGTGGAAATCTGTTTggaattctgtttctttatttttttgctgtcattGGAGGTAAAATTTTTGGATTCATTAAAATACGAACACTaccccctctccctgctcttctAG gGATGCTACTTGCTGGTTTCCTAATCCGAAATACCCCGTTCATTAGTGACATCGTCCAGATAAACCTGCGCTGGTCTGCAGCACTGAGGAATATTGCTCTTTCAATTATCTTGACCCGAGCAGGACTCGGCCTGGATCCAAAG GCTCTTAAGAAGCTCAAAGCAGTCTGTTTACGGCTTTCTTTCGGACCATGCATCTCAGAAACATGCACAGCTGCTGTTCTTGCCTACTTGTTCATGCATTTGCCATGGCAATGGGGATTTATATTAGG ttttgttctaGGTGCAGTCTCCCCTGCTGTGGTGGTTCCCTCAATGCTGATTTTACAAGCTGGGGGATATGGAGTGGAGAAAGGTGTCCCAACTTTGCTAATGGCAGCCGGCAGCATTGATGACATTCTGGCTATCACAGGCTTCAACACTTGCCTTGGGATGGCTTTCTCTTCTG GTTCTACTCTGTACAATGTTCTTCGTGGAGTGCTGGAGGTTGCTGTTGGCATAGCAGCTGGAGGGATCCTGGGAATGTTCATTCGATATTTCCCAAGCCATGATCAG GCATCTCTGGCATGGAAGAGATCGTATTTTGTACTTGGGCTGTCCATGTTTGCTGTTTTTGGCAGCATCTACTTTGGCTTCCCTGGATCAGGAGGGCTCTGCACGTTAGTCTTAGCTTTTGTTGCAGGTGTGGGATGGTCTGATGAAAAG AGGGAAGTAGAAAAAATTGTCGCAGTTGCATGGAATATCTTtcaaccttttctttttggtttaatTGGAGCAGAAGTATCCGTTATGTCTCTAAGGCCTGAAACGGTTG GGCTCTGTGTGGCTACACTAGGTATTGCCCTAGTTGTGCGAATTATAGCAACATTCCTGATGGTGTGTTTTGCTGGGTTTAATTTCAAGGAGAAAGTATTCGTCTCATTGGCATGGATTCCCAAAGCCACTGTCCAG gctGCAATAGGTTCCCTTGCCCTGGATACAGCGAGAAGTCATCAGGATGAGCAACTTGAAAAGTATGGAATGGATGTACTGACAGTAGCTTTCTTGGCTATCTTGATCACTGCTCCAGTTGGAGCCCTGGTTATTGGCTTGGCAGGGCCCAGACTTTTGCAGAAGGCTCAGACAACTAGcaaggaggatgaggaaggtgCTGAGGTTGGAGAAGAGGCAGAGGCCTGTGAACCTTCGTAG
- the LOC104319909 gene encoding sodium/hydrogen exchanger 9B2 isoform X3: MVKEVNVNDNEDTEPSVCETNGMIPMHEQSEEGPTADAKGTDGNVQTEETALLNHCAQQPPEPIAGSSVPARTWRQIFTCPPQGLLARTVTNVAIVVLVWAVVWSITGTECLPGGNLFGILFLYFFAVIGGKIFGFIKIRTLPPLPALLGMLLAGFLIRNTPFISDIVQINLRWSAALRNIALSIILTRAGLGLDPKALKKLKAVCLRLSFGPCISETCTAAVLAYLFMHLPWQWGFILGFVLGAVSPAVVVPSMLILQAGGYGVEKGVPTLLMAAGSIDDILAITGFNTCLGMAFSSGSTLYNVLRGVLEVAVGIAAGGILGMFIRYFPSHDQASLAWKRSYFVLGLSMFAVFGSIYFGFPGSGGLCTLVLAFVAGVGWSDEKREVEKIVAVAWNIFQPFLFGLIGAEVSVMSLRPETVGCNRFPCPGYSEKSSG, translated from the exons ATGGTAAAGGAGGTTAACGTAAATGATAATGAAGATACTGAGCCATCAGTATGTGAGACAAATGGCATGATTCCCATGCACGAGCAAAGTGAG GAGGGACCAACAGCAGATGCCAAAGGTACTGATGGGAATGtacaaacagaagaaactgCTCTCCTGAATCATTGTGCTCAGCAACCTCCAGAACCAATAGCAGGGTCTTCAGTACCTGCAAGAACATGGAGACAAATATTTACTTGTCCTCCTCAGGGTTTACTGGCCCGAACAGTGACAAATG TTGCAATTGTGGTCCTGGTTTGGGCTGTGGTTTGGTCCATCACTGGGACTGAGTGTCTCCCAGGTGGAAATCTGTTTggaattctgtttctttatttttttgctgtcattGGAGGTAAAATTTTTGGATTCATTAAAATACGAACACTaccccctctccctgctcttctAG gGATGCTACTTGCTGGTTTCCTAATCCGAAATACCCCGTTCATTAGTGACATCGTCCAGATAAACCTGCGCTGGTCTGCAGCACTGAGGAATATTGCTCTTTCAATTATCTTGACCCGAGCAGGACTCGGCCTGGATCCAAAG GCTCTTAAGAAGCTCAAAGCAGTCTGTTTACGGCTTTCTTTCGGACCATGCATCTCAGAAACATGCACAGCTGCTGTTCTTGCCTACTTGTTCATGCATTTGCCATGGCAATGGGGATTTATATTAGG ttttgttctaGGTGCAGTCTCCCCTGCTGTGGTGGTTCCCTCAATGCTGATTTTACAAGCTGGGGGATATGGAGTGGAGAAAGGTGTCCCAACTTTGCTAATGGCAGCCGGCAGCATTGATGACATTCTGGCTATCACAGGCTTCAACACTTGCCTTGGGATGGCTTTCTCTTCTG GTTCTACTCTGTACAATGTTCTTCGTGGAGTGCTGGAGGTTGCTGTTGGCATAGCAGCTGGAGGGATCCTGGGAATGTTCATTCGATATTTCCCAAGCCATGATCAG GCATCTCTGGCATGGAAGAGATCGTATTTTGTACTTGGGCTGTCCATGTTTGCTGTTTTTGGCAGCATCTACTTTGGCTTCCCTGGATCAGGAGGGCTCTGCACGTTAGTCTTAGCTTTTGTTGCAGGTGTGGGATGGTCTGATGAAAAG AGGGAAGTAGAAAAAATTGTCGCAGTTGCATGGAATATCTTtcaaccttttctttttggtttaatTGGAGCAGAAGTATCCGTTATGTCTCTAAGGCCTGAAACGGTTG gctGCAATAGGTTCCCTTGCCCTGGATACAGCGAGAAGTCATCAGGATGA
- the LOC104319909 gene encoding sodium/hydrogen exchanger 9B2 isoform X2: MDHEGPTADAKGTDGNVQTEETALLNHCAQQPPEPIAGSSVPARTWRQIFTCPPQGLLARTVTNVAIVVLVWAVVWSITGTECLPGGNLFGILFLYFFAVIGGKIFGFIKIRTLPPLPALLGMLLAGFLIRNTPFISDIVQINLRWSAALRNIALSIILTRAGLGLDPKALKKLKAVCLRLSFGPCISETCTAAVLAYLFMHLPWQWGFILGFVLGAVSPAVVVPSMLILQAGGYGVEKGVPTLLMAAGSIDDILAITGFNTCLGMAFSSGSTLYNVLRGVLEVAVGIAAGGILGMFIRYFPSHDQASLAWKRSYFVLGLSMFAVFGSIYFGFPGSGGLCTLVLAFVAGVGWSDEKREVEKIVAVAWNIFQPFLFGLIGAEVSVMSLRPETVGLCVATLGIALVVRIIATFLMVCFAGFNFKEKVFVSLAWIPKATVQAAIGSLALDTARSHQDEQLEKYGMDVLTVAFLAILITAPVGALVIGLAGPRLLQKAQTTSKEDEEGAEVGEEAEACEPS, from the exons ATGGATCAT GAGGGACCAACAGCAGATGCCAAAGGTACTGATGGGAATGtacaaacagaagaaactgCTCTCCTGAATCATTGTGCTCAGCAACCTCCAGAACCAATAGCAGGGTCTTCAGTACCTGCAAGAACATGGAGACAAATATTTACTTGTCCTCCTCAGGGTTTACTGGCCCGAACAGTGACAAATG TTGCAATTGTGGTCCTGGTTTGGGCTGTGGTTTGGTCCATCACTGGGACTGAGTGTCTCCCAGGTGGAAATCTGTTTggaattctgtttctttatttttttgctgtcattGGAGGTAAAATTTTTGGATTCATTAAAATACGAACACTaccccctctccctgctcttctAG gGATGCTACTTGCTGGTTTCCTAATCCGAAATACCCCGTTCATTAGTGACATCGTCCAGATAAACCTGCGCTGGTCTGCAGCACTGAGGAATATTGCTCTTTCAATTATCTTGACCCGAGCAGGACTCGGCCTGGATCCAAAG GCTCTTAAGAAGCTCAAAGCAGTCTGTTTACGGCTTTCTTTCGGACCATGCATCTCAGAAACATGCACAGCTGCTGTTCTTGCCTACTTGTTCATGCATTTGCCATGGCAATGGGGATTTATATTAGG ttttgttctaGGTGCAGTCTCCCCTGCTGTGGTGGTTCCCTCAATGCTGATTTTACAAGCTGGGGGATATGGAGTGGAGAAAGGTGTCCCAACTTTGCTAATGGCAGCCGGCAGCATTGATGACATTCTGGCTATCACAGGCTTCAACACTTGCCTTGGGATGGCTTTCTCTTCTG GTTCTACTCTGTACAATGTTCTTCGTGGAGTGCTGGAGGTTGCTGTTGGCATAGCAGCTGGAGGGATCCTGGGAATGTTCATTCGATATTTCCCAAGCCATGATCAG GCATCTCTGGCATGGAAGAGATCGTATTTTGTACTTGGGCTGTCCATGTTTGCTGTTTTTGGCAGCATCTACTTTGGCTTCCCTGGATCAGGAGGGCTCTGCACGTTAGTCTTAGCTTTTGTTGCAGGTGTGGGATGGTCTGATGAAAAG AGGGAAGTAGAAAAAATTGTCGCAGTTGCATGGAATATCTTtcaaccttttctttttggtttaatTGGAGCAGAAGTATCCGTTATGTCTCTAAGGCCTGAAACGGTTG GGCTCTGTGTGGCTACACTAGGTATTGCCCTAGTTGTGCGAATTATAGCAACATTCCTGATGGTGTGTTTTGCTGGGTTTAATTTCAAGGAGAAAGTATTCGTCTCATTGGCATGGATTCCCAAAGCCACTGTCCAG gctGCAATAGGTTCCCTTGCCCTGGATACAGCGAGAAGTCATCAGGATGAGCAACTTGAAAAGTATGGAATGGATGTACTGACAGTAGCTTTCTTGGCTATCTTGATCACTGCTCCAGTTGGAGCCCTGGTTATTGGCTTGGCAGGGCCCAGACTTTTGCAGAAGGCTCAGACAACTAGcaaggaggatgaggaaggtgCTGAGGTTGGAGAAGAGGCAGAGGCCTGTGAACCTTCGTAG